From one Solanum lycopersicum chromosome 12, SLM_r2.1 genomic stretch:
- the LOC101261106 gene encoding aldehyde oxidase GLOX-like, producing the protein MKKSTSTSNNILFFIHPHIFLLLLLLLLCQWWSFASAAAAAPSSQGGSWNVLLSDIGISAMHMQLLNNDRVVMFDRTDFGMSNISLPDGKCRYDQNDTTLKVDCTAHSVEYNVASNSIRPLMVQTDVWCSSGSVFPDGSLVQTGGFNDGDKVVRVYKPCSNSTTNSTCDWEEIQGGLIQRRWYSTNHILPDGRQIIIGGRRAFNYEFYPKSASANNSYSLPFLVKTNDPNKIENNLYPFVFLNVDGNLFIFANNRAILFDYMKNVVLKNYPEIPGGDPRNYPSTGSAILLPLKNLQAQEIQAEVLVCGGAPKGSYTSALNGNFSGALSTCGRITITDPNPQWIMETMPLARTMGDMVILPNGNVLIINGAATGTAGWECGRDPVLKPVIYRPDNPFDSRFEIQNPSTIPRMYHSTAVLLRDGRVLVGGSNPHIYYNFTGVFFPTELSLEAFSPPYLDSVSEYLRPQITSPASQHAIGYGQRVPIRFKVAGRVDINLVTVTMVAPGFNTHSFTMNQRLLVLVSENVKLIGKNAYQINVVTPNNAKLAPPGYYLLFVVHQDIPSEGIWVKIQ; encoded by the coding sequence ATGAAGAAGAGTACTAGTACTAGCAACAATATTCTTTTCTTCATACACCCACACATAtttctactactactactactactccTATGTCAATGGTGGAGTTTCGCTTCCGCCGCGGCTGCTGCTCCTAGCAGCCAGGGCGGAAGCTGGAACGTGCTACTGTCAGACATTGGAATTTCCGCCATGCACATGCAACTTCTCAATAACGACAGGGTCGTCATGTTTGATCGTACTGATTTTGGCATGTCTAACATCTCGTTACCTGATGGAAAATGTAGGTACGATCAGAATGACACTACGTTGAAAGTCGACTGTACTGCTCACTCCGTAGAATACAACGTTGCTAGCAACTCGATACGTCCCCTCATGGTCCAAACCGATGTTTGGTGCTCCTCGGGTTCCGTGTTCCCCGACGGTTCGTTAGTTCAAACCGGTGGATTCAACGATGGTGATAAAGTCGTAAGAGTTTATAAGCCTTGTAGTAATTCAACTACTAATAGTACGTGTGATTGGGAAGAAATACAAGGTGGATTAATTCAACGACGATGGTATTCGACCAATCATATTTTGCCAGATGGCAGACAAATTATTATTGGTGGTCGTAGGgcttttaattatgaattttatccCAAGAGTGCATCGGCAAATAATTCATATAGTTTGCCTTTTCTTGTGAAAACAAATGATCcaaataaaatagagaataatttATACCCTTTTGTCTTCCTTAACGTGGATggtaatttattcattttcgcGAATAATCGAGCTATATTATTCgattatatgaaaaatgtagTATTAAAAAATTACCCAGAAATACCAGGTGGTGATCCGAGAAATTATCCGAGCACTGGTTCAGCCATTCTTTTACCGTTGAAGAATTTACAAGCACAAGAAATTCAAGCTGAAGTGCTGGTTTGTGGTGGAGCCCCGAAAGGTTCGTACACTAGTGCTCTAAATGGTAATTTTTCGGGTGCATTGAGTACTTGCGGGCGAATCACTATAACCGACCCGAATCCACAATGGATTATGGAGACCATGCCATTGGCTAGGACAATGGGTGATATGGTAATTTTACCCAATGGGAATGTCTTGATCATTAATGGAGCCGCCACGGGTACAGCTGGATGGGAATGTGGTCGGGACCCAGTTTTAAAACCCGTGATTTATCGACCCGATAACCCGTTTGACTCTCGATTCGAGATACAAAATCCAAGTACCATACCCAGGATGTACCATTCAACTGCAGTTTTACTCAGAGATGGTCGAGTTCTTGTTGGGGGTAGTAATCCACATATATATTACAATTTCACCGGAGTTTTTTTCCCAACCGAGTTAAGTTTGGAGGCATTTTCACCGCCTTATTTGGATTCGGTATCTGAGTACTTACGTCCACAAATCACCTCTCCTGCTTCGCAACATGCAATCGGGTATGGGCAACGAGTGCCCATACGATTTAAGGTTGCGGGGCGGGTGGATATAAATTTGGTCACGGTAACAATGGTTGCACCTGGATTTAACACACATTCATTTACGATGAATCAAAGATTATTGGTGTTAGTAAGTGAAAACGTGAAATTAATTGGGAAAAATGCCTATCAAATCAATGTGGTCACTCCAAATAATGCTAAATTAGCTCCACCTGgttattatcttttatttgtgGTTCATCAAGATATACCAAGTGAAGGAATTTGGGTCAAAATTCAGtga
- the LOC104645202 gene encoding uncharacterized protein, translated as MEEDSMIIIVFFGIILWSTLFLLIRKAFPKRSFDFCNRLVSTIHASLAVTLASLSVQDWRCPVCPVASTSSPKQRKTLAVTAAYLIYDFGCCLFDKQVRIDNLVHHLVCVVGIGAGFAYKLCGSEMVAALWITEISSPFLHLRELLKELGYRDTDLNFAADVLFAVIFSIARMIGGPYLSYVTLSADNPIIIKAMALGLQLVSAFWFYKIVRMLMYKLSTRAKSKTVFLSKK; from the exons ATGGAAGAAGATTCAAtgataattattgttttttttggaattattttatggtctacactttttttattaattagaaAGGCTTTTCCAAAACGTTCATTTGATTTTTGCAATCGTTTAGTTTCTACAATTCATGCATCTTTAGCTGTGACTTTGGCTTCACTATCTGTTCAAGATTGGAGGTGTCCTGTTTGTCCTGTGGCTTCAACATCTTCTCCCAAAcag aGGAAGACACTTGCAGTGACAGCAGCCtatcttatttatgattttggtTGTTGTCTATTTGACAAACAAGTGAGGATTGATAATTTGGTTCATCATTTGGTGTGTGTTGTTGGAATTGGAGCTGGCTTTGCATATAaattg TGTGGTTCAGAAATGGTTGCTGCATTGTGGATAACAGAAATTTCAAGTCCATTTCTTCATCTAAGAGAGCTTCTCAAAGAACTTGGATATAGAGACACTGATCTTAACTTTGCTGCTGAT GTTTTATTTGCAGTGATTTTTTCCATTGCTAGAATGATAGGAGGGCCCTATCTAAGCTATGTTACTCTTTCTGCTGATAATCCAATCATCATAAAG GCCATGGCTTTGGGGTTACAACTTGTAAGTGCTTTTTGGTTCTACAAGATTGTGAGGATGTTGATGTACAAATTGTCAACAAGGGCAAAATCTAAAACTGTATTTCTTTCAAAGAAATAA
- the LOC101247504 gene encoding B-box zinc finger protein 20 codes for MKIQCDVCNKKEAIVFCTADEAALCDDCDHRVHHVNKLASKHQRFSLVQPSPKQAPMCDICQERRGFLFCQQDRAIMCRECDIPIHKANEHTQKHNRYLLTGIKLSANSALYSAPSQSQSQSQSAISSADSCVSNLKSKDSTSKPVAGSVFVSPAIISNSTKGGAVSSAVESVKVVKEKVGGCNNNVQFVNGGGNNLTSSISEYLEMLPGWHVEDFLDCSTPNVYSKNIGDEDMLSFWDTDLESQFSSFPPQNVGIWVPQAPPLQESKQETQIQFFPSQNLNFGGQIGLKESREVTNIKSSRKWTDDNSFAVPQMKPPSTSFKRTRTLW; via the exons atgaAGATTCAATGTGATGTGTGTAACAAGAAGGAAGCTATCGTTTTTTGTACAGCGGATGAGGCTGCTCTTTGTGATGATTGTGATCATCGTGTCCATCATGTTAACAAACTTGCTAGCAAACATCAACGTTTTTCTCTTGTTCAACCTTCTCCTAAACAAGCTCCTATGTGTGACATCTGTCAG GAAAGGAGGGGTTTCTTGTTTTGTCAACAAGACAGGGCTATTATGTGTAGAGAGTGTGATATTCCAATACACAAAGCAAATGAACACACTCAAAAACACAATAGGTACCTTCTTACTGGTATAAAACTCTCAGCAAACTCTGCTCTCTACTCTGCTCcatcacaatcacaatcacaatcacaatcagCAATCTCCTCCGCGGATTCGTGTGTTTCAAATTTGAAGTCTAAGGATTCCACTAGTAAGCCTGTTGCTGGTTCTGTGTTTGTTTCTCCCGCGATTATTAGCAACAGTACTAAGGGAGGAGCAGTATCATCCGCTGTGGAATCAGTGAAAGTTGTTAAAGAGAAAGTTGGTGGATGTAATAATAATGTGCAATTTGTGAATGGAGGGGGAAATAACTTAACAAGTAGTATATCAGAGTATTTAGAGATGTTGCCTGGTTGGCATGTTGAAGATTTTCTTGATTGTTCAACTCCTAATGTTTACTCCAAG AATATTGGTGATGAGGATATGTTGTCATTTTGGGATACTGATCTTGAGAGTCAATTTAGTTCATTTCCACCACAAAATGTTGGTATTTGGGTCCCTCAAGCCCCTCCTCTTCAAGAGTCAAAGCAAGAGACTCAGATCCAATTTTTCCCTTCACAAAATTTGAACTTTGGTGGGCAAATTGGTCTAAAAGAATCAAGAGAAGTTACTAATATCAAGTCCAGTAGAAAGTGGACAGATGACAATTCATTTGCTGTCCCACAAATGAAGCCACCTTCTACTTCTTTCAAGAGAACAAGAACTCTTTGGTAG